DNA from Fibrobacter sp. UWB15:
CCACTTCTTCGGCCTTGGCTTCTTCCTTCTTCTCTTCGGCAGGAGCGGCTTCGGCAGTCTTTACTTCTTCAGCGGCGGGTGCAGCAGCTTCTTCCTTCTTTTCTTCGGCAGGAGCGGCAGCGGCTTCAGCAGGCTTTGCTTCAGCGGGCTTAGCTTCGGTCTTAGCCGGAGCGGGTTCAGCCTTAGCTTCAGCCTTCGGCTGTTCTGCCTTGGCTTCGGTCTTAGCCGGAGCGGGTTCTGCCTTGGCTTCAGCCTTCGGCTGTTCTGCCTTGGCTTCGGCCTTAGCCGGAGCAGGTTCAGCCTTAGCTTCAGCCTTCGGCTGTTCGGCCTTAGCTTCGGTCTTTGCCGGAGCGGCTGCAGGTTCTGCAGTTTTAGCCGGGGCTGCAGCGGCGGGGGCTGCTGCAGGGGCCTTTGCTGCCGGAGCAGCAAATACGGCTGCTGCCATAATGCAAGAGGCGATAAACATCTTCTTCATAAAAGGAACTCCTTTATATATTCCACGAGAGTAATTTTAGTAAAAATTTCTTTCCCTAATCATTTTTTAACCCTTTTTTCATATAAAAAGTTAACTTTACTCCCACAAAGAGGTTTTGTTTTGAAGAAAATCCATTTTTTTGCGTTTTTAGTATCTGTCTGTTGCTCGCTTTCGTTTGCTCAGGAAACTTTAACAGTTTATAAGAAAACCGCAACCGGTATCGATGAAAATACTCCCGCTGGTTCACTTGTATTCACTGACCAGATCAGGGAACTTCCGCCTCCCATGGATTCTGTAAAAAAAGTCATGGTCGTTAGGGATACGATTCAAATTACAGACCGCAAGGGTAATGTCAAAAAAGACAAAAAAGGACGCCCCAAAATCAAGGTGAAAAAGCGTCGCGTTACGATTTGGGAAAAGGTTGAACCCAAGGAACCGCCCCGCTTTGTTCCTATCCAGTGCAAGCTGGGTGAAGTTTGGGTCAAGCGCGCCGACCTTGCCCGGTTCCAACAGGCATCCATGGACTTGAGCGGTGAATATGCATCTTCTACCGGTAGCGTGTTCCTCAAGAAGTCTCCGACGAACCCCCGCTATTTTTCGTTTGTCATTCAGAACGGTCCCTTTGGCAATCGTGCAGAACTTGAAGCGAGCAACCTGGAACTTCGCGAAGCCAATGGCCATGCCCGCTTGACTTATTCCGAAGAGGGTTGTACCGTGGATATTGCCGTGGCAGACCGCAAGGTGAGGGTCGCTCAGCGTGGATGTAACGAATACAATTCCGGCAAGTACAAGTTGGAAGGCGAATACAGCAACTACAAGGGAAACCGCCGCGTCGTAGAAACGTTCAACATGCCCGAACAAAGCTTCAAGTACAAGAAGTACCTATGGTGCGGAAGTGGCTTCGACAGCTGCGAAAAAGTCAAGGACGACAATGGCGTGGTAACCATTACTTGGAGTAAGGGTGGTAACGGATTCATCGAACGTGCCGCAGGTGACGATGTTCATACTTACCGTCCGTTCGAACATGTGATTCCGCACAAGCGCGACTTCTTCAACGGCGAAAAGCCCATTGCCATCAAGACCAAGCGTACCGACATGGCGGGCGAGTGGATGATTTGGTACTTCTACCCGGAGGCGGAGCGCTTCAAGATGGTTCGCGCCGGCATGCGCGAAGATATCGCCTACATGGAAATCTATGAATAAGGCGCTTGAAAGGTCGAGAGTCCTCTTTTTGGATACAGGCGCCGTGGTGCGCTTGCTGCAGATGCACCCGGACTATTATCCGGTCGTATCATCGGTTCTTGATTTCGCCTACGAAAATAACTTGACCGTTTTGATATCGAACGTTACTTTGTTTGAAATTTCGAAGAAGGCTTTTGCCGCAGGCGAAGGTTTGTTGTCGCGCCAGTACCGCGAATTCTTTGAACATTCCCGCAATGTCAAGGCATGCGAAGTCACGGGCGAGATTGCCGTGAAAGCGGCCGAATTTGCCGGAACCCACAAGCTGAAAAACGAAGAATCCCTGCGTCTTGCGACTGCTTACGTTTGCGGTGCAGACTGCATATTGACCGACTGCGTGGCCTTCCGCGACATGACCGACATTCCCGTCGTGCTCCTCGACGAAGTAGAGTGATGGGTAATGTGTGGTGTGTAATGTGGAATGAGTAATTAATCATTTCACACTTCACATTTGTCATTATACTTGTGGTATCACCTGGTTGCTATCAAAGGCGTTTTTGTAATGCGCGAACTGCAGGGGCTTTTGGTAGACTCTTGCGCTCAGCACGTCAAAGCGGCAGGGCGTGTCAAAGCCTAAAGGCGCATGCTCTTTTTGCGTGACTATAAAATGACAGGCGGTCTTCCAGATTTTCTTTTGCTTTAGGGCGTTCACGCGGGCGGCGGGATTCCCTTGCTGGTTGTTCCACACGGACTTGACTTCCACAAACACAAGCGTTTCTCTGTCGCGGGCAACAATGTCTAGCTCTCCGCCCATGTAGGCGTAATTGCGGGCTAGAATCTGGTAGCCCTCGCGGCTTAGATAGGCCGAAGCGAGTGTTTCTATGTAGTTGCCCTTGGGCCGATTGGATGCTTTGTCGACTTTATTTACAGGTACATTTTTCAACATAGAGCTCCTTTTCTAAAAGTGTCTCTATGTATATACGCCGATTTTTGAAAAAGTGGTGATTTTAGGGCAGTTCCATACCCAGCAGGCGAATTTCCGAAATAGCAAAATCTTCATTTTCGGCTTCGTAGACGTCGTCAAGGTAAACCTTGAGTTCGCTGGTTTCCATAGCTTGAATATTCGGGTATTGCATGCCACGGATGTTTTCAAGTTTGACCTTCTGTTTAAATCCGTCCTTGGTTTCGAGCGTAATCGTCTTTGGCTTCTTGAAGATACGGAAACGGTCGCCGAAGGCATCGTCTACGGACTTCTGGTAACCAATCGCGATACCGAAATGCGTCACGATGGCGTTACCGTCGAAGTAGAGCGTGAGTACCGGATTCTGCGGCTTTTGCGGCATCGTGTAGAGCCATGCCGTCTTAAGGTCGTTGTCGTTCAAGTTCTTGAGCGGGTAGCCACCGGAAATGTCGATTTCCAACTGCTTCGTTTCAAAATTTCCGAGAGCGTCGTTCCATTCCAGTTCGCGCAAGGTACTTTCGGGCTTGTGCGTCAGCATCAGCAAAATTAGGAGCATGATGATGAGCGGGAAAATGAAGATGGCAAGAGCCGTGAGCTTTTTTTGGAGCATGCGGGCGCGCGGCGTAATGATGTTTGCCATTTCGGCGATCGATGCCGTGCGGCGGCGGAGCGGCGTGTGGCCCATGGTGGGGCGCTGAACCGTCTTTTCGGTAGGGAACACTTGGTCGCAGGCGTCCAAAAATTCTTGCATGTCATGGAAACGTTCGTTCAGCTTTTTCTTTAAGCACTTGAGGATCAACTTCGAAAGACCGGGGGGCATGTCCTTGCGGAAAAGTTCCGGTGCAGGCGGCTGTTCCTGAACGTGCTTCAGGGCGATTTCTACCGGGCGATTGCCTTCGAAGGGGAGGCGGCCGCAGGTCATTTCGAAAAGGATCACGCCCATGCTGTAAATGTCAGACTGAATGGTCACGTTGTCGCCGTGGCACTGTTCAGGGCTCATGTATTCGGGGGTACCCATGGTCATGCCCGTGCGCGTGAGTCTGTCCTTTTCCATTTCCTGGATGTAGGAAATGCCGAAGTCCATGATGTAGACTCGGTTGTCGCGGGTAAGCATGATGTTCGAGGGTTTTACGTCGCGATGAACGATGCCCTTGCTATGAGCGTAAAGAAGTCCGCGAGCAATCTGGCGGATAATGACTTCGATCGCTTCGAACGAAAGCTGTTCCTTCTTGTGCAGAATGTCGGCAAGGTTAATGCCTTCCACATAAGTCATGGCAATAAAGAGCTGGTTCTTTTCTTGACCGAAGTCGAATACGTGAACGATATTCTGGTGGTCCAGTTCCTTCATTGCCTGCGCTTCCATATAGAAACGCTTGATCGCTTCTTCATCGGAAGATGCGTCCAAAATCTTGAATGCGACTTCGCGTCCGAGCCTTTTGTCTAGGGCTTTGTAAACATTTCCCATGCCCCCCTTACCGAGGGTGCCAATGAGGTCGTAGTTTTCGTTAAAAGGACGCGGAAATACTTCAGACTTTTGCGGGGCGATCATTTTGCTTTCTTAGACCAGTTTAGTTTTATTGCAACCACAATATAAAAACATAATGTGATGCCGAGGGCAAGGATTGTGTTTTCGATAGCGTCTTTGCGCTCTAGGAGCAGGTTTAAAAGGCTTGCCTGGTTGTAGCGGGACCAAATAATGGTCGAAAGAATGCGCCCGATAGCTTGCATTTGGTCCAAGGGCACCAGGGCTCCGGCCAAGGCGACCTGCGGAATAATCAAAAGCGGGAGCATGGCGTTTGCTTGCCCGGCGTTTTTAGAAAGCGAGCTTACGGCAAGGCCTACGGCAACAGGCGGCAGAACCATCAGCAAAATCACGGCCAAAAGCGGTAGGGGAGAGGGCCAGATATGCGTACGGAATCCGACAAAGGCAAAAACGATAAAGGTCTGGATGAAGGCGACCGCTGTGGGGAGAATCGCTTTGGCCAAAATGGTCGGAAGAATCGGGACTCCCTTGCGGAATTCTGCCTGCAAGATTTCTTTTTCCTGTACGATTTCCCGGATCGAGAGTGAAAGCGAAAGCCAGTTCGCCGAGAGTATGATTGCAAACGCGACAATCCAAAGCGATGTGGCGTCCGAGAATATTTGCGAGAACAGGAATCCGATAATGAGCGGCTGCAAGAGAAGCGTGAGGAATTTGCCTTTGTCCCGGAACCATTGCCTTGCGGTGATTGCAATCTTGTACAGGAAAACGGAGGACAGTTTGGTCTTCGGGAAAAAACTGGGGACCAACGCTTCGAGAGCCGAGGTGCTTCTTACGGGACCGACACGGTTCTGTAGAATGGTTTGCCAGTTAGAAGCCGTGTCGTCGTTCAAGTTCGTGAGAATCGTTTCAGGATCTTCGCTGTCAAAATAGCGGTAAGCTTCTTTGGGGGTGCCATAGAAAGCCTGCTTGCCTTGGTGAAGCACAAGAACCTTGTCGGCGATTTCAAGCGCTTCGTAGCTGTGCGTAGTCAAGATAATTGTGTGCCCGAGAAAGGCGAGCTGCTTCAAGTGCGTGCAAAGAATCTTGGAGTTGTAAGGATCGAGGCCAGAAAGCGGTTCGTCGAGAACAATCAGGCCCGGATTTCCCATGAGTTCTTTAGCAAGGGCGACTCGGCGGCATTCGCCGCCGCTGAGCGTGCGAATGGGGTTGTCGAGTCTAGCGCTCAGCCCGAAAAGTTCGCTGAACTTTTCGAGTCGCCCGTTCGCATTCCGCTTGAAATCGATCTTAGACATTCCGACTCGGGCTCCGTCCAAGAGTGTTTCTTTAACGGTCAAGTCGCGGCGCAGTTCTGGATCTTGCTCCAAAAAGGCGATATGCTTGCGGATTTCTTCGTTGCGGTAATCGAGATTTCCGATGCTTACAAAGGAATCGTTACCGCTTTTATGCTTGCCCTGCAGCAAGCGCAAAAGAGTTGACTTGCCTTGACCCGAACGCCCGATAATGGCGAGGATTTCTCCAGCACGGAGCTTAAAGTCAATCCCATTGAGTAATTGCTTTTTACCTGCAAAGACATCCAAATTCTCGACTTCAACGTCAAAGCCGAGCGGCAAGTTCTTGCAGGTGAGTTCACCTTGCGCAAAACTCATAGTGCAGCCTGGCAGGCGAATCATTCTGCCTTCTTCAAGCTGGAGCAGACGGGTAGATTTCCCTTGGGTGTTGACAATCTTGTCTTTAAAGCTGATCTCTGCTTTTCCGGTATGGAGTCTTGCGCTAGTGCCTTCAGGAATATCCATGTGCAGGCTGTCAAGCGTCTCCCAATTGCCATTCAGGCTTTTGGTTTGCACCAGGTCGCGCTCGACCGATTCCATCAGCAAAAGTTGCAAGTGCCCGCGCTTGAGGGTGGCGCGGAGTTGCAAGGGACCTATGAGAATGGTGTCGCCATCTTCTAGGACTGCCGTCTCGACATCGTTGCCGTTCACCTGGGTTACGCTGTTTTGCGTGAGGTTCTTTAGGTTCCAATGCTTGTCTTCGAATTCCAGCACCGCATGGTAGCGCGAAACCATCGGGTTGTCCAGCACCAGAGAGTTATCTGGCTTGCGACCGATGGTAAACGGCTCGCCAATCTGCGGAGTGATGATTCTAAAAGACTGCATGAATCAGTAGACAGTAGGAAGTAGACAGTTAGAAGAGGTTAGCGAAGGTCTTTAAGGCCCTTGATAAATCGGTCACAAGCCTTCTGCAATGTTTCGTCGCTTGCGGCATAAGAGAATCGCACGCAGCTGTCGTCACCGAAGGCGGCACCCGGCACAATCGCGAGTCCTTGCGATTGTAACAGGTATTCGCAAAGTTCGATGGAACCGCCTATTACCTTGCCTTCGGGCGTTTTCTTGCCGAAGAAACTCTTGACGGGCGCGAACAGGTAGAATGCCCCTTCGGGAGCGCGGCAAGGTTCCGGCAACACTTCGGCGGTGCGCTTGAGCATGTAGTCGCGACGCTTGCGGAAGGCCGCCTGCATGGCGTGAACATTGCTCTTGTCCATCTGCAAGGCACCGAGGGCGGCATACTGCGCCACATTGCTCGGGTGGTGCGTGGCTTGTCCCTGAATCTTGCCGATAATCTTTGCGATTTCTGCAGGAGCGGCGTCGTAACCGATACGCCATCCGGTCATGCAGTGCGACTTGGAAAATCCGTTAATCACGATGGTGCGCTCGGCCATACCGGGGAGGGCTGCTGCAGAGCAGAATTCGTTGTCGTAGGTGAAGTATTCGTACACTTCGTCCGAAATGCAGTAAATGTCGCTTTCGACAATCACTTTCGAGAGAGCCTCGAGTTCAGCCTTGCTGTAGACTGCACCCGTCGGGTTGCAGGGGTTGTTCAAGAGGATCGCCTTGGTCTTGGCGGTAATGGCTGCTTTCAAGGCTTCGGGTTTGATTTTGAAACCATCTTCAATCCTGGTGTTTACAATCACCGGCTTTCCGCCAAGCCACTTTACCAGTTCCGGGTAAGTCACCCAGTACGGGGCCGGAATAATCACCTCGTCGCCTTCGTTCACGAGCGCTGCAAGGGAATTGAACACAGCGTGCTTGGCGCCGCTGGTCATAATGATCTGTTCGGGCTTGTAATCGAGACCATTTTCGACTTTGAGCTTTTCTGCGACGGCCTTGCGTACATCGAGAATGCCTACGGGAGCGGTGTAGCGGGTCTTGCCTTCGCGAATGGCCTTGCAGGCGGCATCTTGAATCGGAGTCGGAGTCGGAAAATCGGGCTCGCCGGCGCCGAGGCTTACGACGTCCTTGCCGTCGGCAATCATCTGTTTTGCCAAGGTGTCGATGGCGACGGTTAAAGAAGCGGCGATATTAAGAGTTCTTGTGGATAAGTCTTTCATGTCTGAGTTTAGCCTTTTTCAAAATGCGGTAGGCATCCAAGGTGCTTGCTACCAAGGGGTAAATGGTAAAATGCGAAATAAAGATGCAAATAAGTCCGAGTGCTGCAATGAGGCCCATGCCGTTAATTCCCGGGTGCGACGAGAACAGCATGGCGATTGCCCCGATGAATGACGCACCCTGCGCAATCATGACCGAAATCAACTTTGTCTGCAGAACGCTCCAAGCGTTTCCATTCTGTTTTTCGTAGTACGAAGACCAAAGTTGCAAGGAACCGTCAACACTGGCGCCAATCAGCAAAACAAAAGCGATGGAACTGTAAGCCGAAATCTGGATGTCGAAAATATGTACCAAGATGGTCACCCAGCTCATGGCAAATAGCGACGGCAATAAGGTAAAGAAGGCTCGACTTAGCTTGTTATAGAACATCAGGAGAATAATCCAAAGTAGCACCGTTCCCAAGAGAATGGACTTGTTGATGTTTCCGAGAATGGTGTCCAAAAGCGAGGCTCTCAAAATCGGAGTGCCGCAAATTTTGAATGTCTTGTCGTGGATTCCGTCAAGTTGCTGTAGCTGCTTGGCGATATGACGGCAGGTGAGTCCGTTGTTCGGATCGGAGCTCGGGATAATGAATGCGAATACGCCCGGATTGTCCCTTTTGTCTGCGAATTTACGACGAATGTTTTCGGACAATACGAAATCTTTGATGTCGTTTTCGTAGTTGTCGAACATTTCGACAATGGCGGCGCTGTCCTTGGGGTTGAGCCTTGCCAGAACATCGTCCGAAATCAGTTTTCTTAGGGTCTCGATTTTATGTTTCTTTTCGATGCTGATTTTAGGCAAGAACTGGTATTGTGTATAAATCTTGCCCAAATCCTTGAGTCTGCCTTTCTTTTGCAAATGCTCGAAGTTTTCGACTAGGTCGTCGTTGTAAGACGAATCGGGGAGCATGACGATAATGGGGTCGTAGGTAGAAAAGCCCGTTTCCGCAATCAAGGCTTTGGCCTCGCGTTCCTCGGTCTGCAATTCTGTCTTCTTGAAATCGTAAAGGAAGGAAAGGTTCTTGCCGCTGTAAAGCCAGGCTGCGGCGCTCACGACGCTGATTGTTACAATGATAATCCAGTTTGTCTTGAAAGAGAATAGACGCCTGCGTTGGGTAGGCGTAATGCTTTCGAATTGTATCTGGAAGGGCTTCTTGCGCTGTAAAAGCAACAAGAGCGAGGCTGTCAATAGCGGACAGACCATCAGGTTGAGTACGCTTCCGATGGCACCGAGAATTCCGAATTCGCGAAGTCCGGGCAGGGGAACTAGAATAAAGGCGCTGAAGAGGCTCGCCATAACGAGCGAAGAGGCGGCAACCACAGGACCAATTCCAAGCAGGGCGCTTTCGATACAGAGGGCTGGACTCAGTTTCTTTTCGCGTTCATGGAAGTATCTGGTGTAGACGTGCGTTAGAACCTGGCATGCATGCCCAGGAAGCAAAAGCCCTAGCGAAAGCGTAAACAAGTTGATTCGCCCGAACAGTATGTAGGCTAAGGCGAGCGTGAATACTGTCGGAAGAGCGAGCGGAACCGCCGAAATGAAAATCAACTGGGGCTGGCGATAAAAGTTGATGATTAGCAGGACGAGGATAATGAGTGCTGCCATGCCGCCGGCAAATTTGGCTTCGGGGAGGAGCGCCTTTCCGACTTTAATGGAATCGTAGACTTTGCCGGTGTAGTAGACGTGGATTCCATTTCCGTTTTCTTCGACAAAACGCTCCACTTTCTTCAGCAGTTCTCTGTTAGCTTGCAAGTCCGAAACGGAGGTGGCGGGGTAGATGTCGATAACTCGAATGGAACCTTGCTGGTTGGAAAAATCCTGTTGAAGGCTTTTAAAGTATTTGGCTTCGATTTGCGAAATGATTTCGATGGAGTCGCGAGTGACAGGCTTTTCTTGCTCTGTCTCGGATAAGTCTACCAGTAGCGGATTGTGTTTTTTGATTTGTTCATCTTTGATTTTGTCCAGCTTTTCGATGACTTGGTCCAAGTCGTTCTCGCTGGCGTATAGCAGCCTGTTTTTCTTGAAGAATTCCAGATCCGTGTAGTATTCGGTGTAATGGACTGCAGGATCGTTCTCTAAATGACGGGCGAGTTTTTGTGCAAAAGTATAGTTGGCGGCACTATCCTTGGATTGTATGACTACAATCAGGCTGCCTAGTCCACCGAAAGCTTTCTCGATAGTCTGGTAGTCCGCTTGGACTTCATGACCTTTAAGAGTGTCTTGCAGCTGGATTTCCCAACGTAGGTTTTCGATAGGATAAATGCACAACAAGGTAATCGTAAGAAACAGCCCGATCATCATTTTGGGATAGTGGGCTATCTTTCGAATTAATTTGGCAAAAGCCGAAAACATATAAATAATATAACTATTATATTCCTTGTTCGAATTAAAAAACTAAATTAGGGGTATGGTAAAAAGGGAGTCGCGATGTCTCTTTGTTTGGGTGCTAGCCGCGCTATGGTTCTTTGGCGCGGTTTCGCTGTATGCAGAAGATGAATCGCCTTCGAATTCTACCGAACAAACGTCAGAAAAATCGGCCATGTCGTGGCCGCTCGAATATATAATCCAGCCTTTCTTGAACGGCTTGATTTACCCGTTGGCAAAGCCCGTGGACTACGCCATCAAGAACGGTATTATTGAAAAGTCTGTCGAGTTGATTTCTTTTGGCGAAGACTACAAGATCATGATTTACCCGAGCTTCAATTTCAAGCCGGGTTCGCGAACCATGGTGGGGGCGAATTATAGACACCGTAGCGTATTTCTCGAGAAAGATTATCTGGTCATGCAGGGGGAATACTACGCCAATGGTGATGTGGGCTTGACAGCCCGCTATGTAAAGCATTCCTTGTTTGGAACCAGTTTGTTTGGCGGCTTTAGGTACGATATCGATCTGGATCGCGATAAACGGTTCAATATCCCTGAAACCAAGGAAAGTTACTTGCAGCCTGATTCCAGCTACCAGTTTACCTGGCGTTTGGGCGCTCCTATTACCAAAACAGCTAATTGGAATGCAGAGCTTTGGGCGTCCCTGTATTTCAGCCGCGCCAGTCACCCCGACATTCAAGATTCGGTGCTGATAAGCGATGACTATAAAATTGAAGACCGTGGCTTGTACCAGAATGTAACCCAAGTGCCGGTTGGCCTTTCTCTGGTGTACGACAATCTTGATTTGCCTTATGCTCCTTCACGTGGCAGCCGCGTGGTCTTGAATGGTACCTATACCTTTGTGGGCAAGTATTCTGGGGTGCGCTACGATGATTTAGGCATTTCCATCGAGGATGGACAAGACGAAGTTATCAAGGATGGTGGAAAGAAACATGATTTCTATACCACCGAATTCATTTTCCAGCATTATTTCTTATTGGGTTCTTCGCACCAATATGTACTTTCGGCAAAGGAAGCTCGTGAAAACCGTCGGTTCTATACGGATTTTTCATGGGAAGAAGCGGTGCGTGTTTGGCGACCCGAAAATATGCGTAACACCCTTTTTGAACGCAGGGTGATTGCCATGCAGTATCGATTGGTTTCCATTTGGGAGCTTGAGGAGGGGGGCGCTCCACATGATGCTTTTATCAACTTGAATTCTAAGGCACCTTTGCGCGGTTATGATGACAAGTGGGTTACTCATAACCTGATGTCTTTTAGCGTGGAATACCGCTGGCCGGTGGACCGCTTGGTAGACGGCGTGATTTTTGACGAATATGCCTTGATCGCACCCAAAATCGACAAGTGGAGCTTGGACCATTATTACAATTCGTGGGGTTTTGGTATCCGTGTACGTCAGCCGGATCTTTATCTTTTCCGCTTGCAGTTCGGTTTCCATGGCCTGCATGGCGTGAACCTTATCATGACCATCGCCCCCGAATTCAAGTAATTTTCTACATTTATCCTTGCAAAAATTAAAACCAAGGATAAATCATGCGTGATCAATTCGAAAGCCCGCTCATCAAGCGCTATGCTTCCAAAGAAATGAGTTTCATCTTCAGCCCGCAGTACAAGTTCCAGACTTGGCGCAAGCTGTGGATTTACCTCGCCGAATCCGAAATGGAACTCGGCCTCCCCATTACGCAGGAGCAGGTGGACGAACTGAAGGCCCACGAAAAGGACATCAACTTTGAAGTCGCCGAAGAAGAAGAAAAGCGCCGCCGTCACGACGTGATGAGCCACGTTTACGCTTACGGCGTCCAGTGCCCCAAAGCCAAGGGCATCATCCACCTGGGTGCAACGTCTGCCTTTGTGGGCGACAACACCGACCTTATCCAGATGCAGCAGGCCATGATTCTCGTGCGCAAGCGTCTTTGCCGCGTGATGGACAAGCTTTCTAAGTTTGCGATGGAATACAAGGATATGGCCCAGCTCGGTGCCACGCACTTCCAGGCCGCTCAGCTCACGACCGTGGGTAAGCGCGCCTGCCTCTGGCTCCAGGACATGCTCATCGACCTCGAAGAACTCAACTTCCTCATCGAAGTGCTTCCGTTCCGCGGCGTGAAGGGCACCACCGGTACGCAGGCGAGCTTTATGGACCTGTTCAACGGCGACGAAGAAAAGATTATGGAACTGGACCGCCGCGTGACCGCCAAGGCGGGCTTCAAGCGCGTGCTCACCATCACCGGCCAGACTTACACCCGTAAGTGGGACAACCGCGTGAACCAGGTGCTCAGCTCCATCGCTCAGAGTTTGCACAAGTTTGCCACCGACATGCGCCTCATGCAGGGTGTGAAGGAAGTGGAAGAACCGTTCGAAAAGACACAGATCGGTTCCAGCGCCATGGCTTACAAGCGTAACCCGATGAGGAGCGAACGCATTTGCTCCCTCGCTCGTTTCGTGATGGCCCAGGTGAACAGCACCGCCTTCACGCAGGCAACCCAGTGGTTCGAACGTACGCTTGACGACAGCGCCAACAAGCGCCTCGCCATTCCGGAAGCGTTCCTCGCCATGGATGCCATGCTCATCATCGCCGAGAACGTCACCAACGGCCTCGTGGTTTACCCGAAGGTTATCGAAAAGCGCATCATGGCGGAACTCCCGTTCATGGCTACCGAAAACATCATCATGGAAGGCGTCAAGAACGGCGGCGACCGCCAGGAACTCCACGAAGAAATCCGCGTGATGTCCATGGAAGCGGGCAAGGTCGTCAAGGAACAGGGCAAGGACAACGACTTGCTCGAACGCGTGCTGAAGAACGAAAAGTTCCA
Protein-coding regions in this window:
- the purB gene encoding adenylosuccinate lyase; this encodes MRDQFESPLIKRYASKEMSFIFSPQYKFQTWRKLWIYLAESEMELGLPITQEQVDELKAHEKDINFEVAEEEEKRRRHDVMSHVYAYGVQCPKAKGIIHLGATSAFVGDNTDLIQMQQAMILVRKRLCRVMDKLSKFAMEYKDMAQLGATHFQAAQLTTVGKRACLWLQDMLIDLEELNFLIEVLPFRGVKGTTGTQASFMDLFNGDEEKIMELDRRVTAKAGFKRVLTITGQTYTRKWDNRVNQVLSSIAQSLHKFATDMRLMQGVKEVEEPFEKTQIGSSAMAYKRNPMRSERICSLARFVMAQVNSTAFTQATQWFERTLDDSANKRLAIPEAFLAMDAMLIIAENVTNGLVVYPKVIEKRIMAELPFMATENIIMEGVKNGGDRQELHEEIRVMSMEAGKVVKEQGKDNDLLERVLKNEKFQKLGITEAKLKEILDLRKFVGRAPGQVVKFVTEEVRPAIEAVPEWSNIDAGELKV